The proteins below are encoded in one region of Candidatus Brocadiaceae bacterium:
- a CDS encoding general secretion pathway protein GspK — protein MILLPEEQEKKTNDGGDAIIEKEGDEEDLFSRLKNKPWGPSSNPYSVEIGGGNCDVYISDENGKININGIKDDTREGFIKFLTSLTISEIDADTITGSILDWVDKDSLHHINGAESDYYATLPDPYEAKNGPFETIEELALVKGVTPKIYEMLREHVTMYGSGKINVNYASREVLQYVPLITPEIAEGIITLREEQGKIKEFGELKELFRSFGIVGSNFHKILDFLTVYDSNYVTINSISSADGIQNSYKMIVLKGIQHFRIVAVYPE, from the coding sequence ATGATATTACTACCGGAAGAGCAGGAAAAGAAAACAAACGATGGGGGGGATGCCATAATAGAGAAAGAAGGGGATGAGGAAGACCTTTTTTCAAGATTGAAAAATAAACCGTGGGGGCCGAGCAGTAATCCCTATTCTGTTGAAATAGGGGGGGGGAATTGCGATGTATACATTAGTGATGAAAATGGAAAAATAAATATAAATGGAATAAAAGATGATACAAGAGAAGGGTTTATCAAATTTCTTACTTCTTTAACTATCAGCGAAATCGATGCTGATACGATAACAGGTTCTATATTAGATTGGGTAGATAAGGACAGCTTACACCATATCAACGGTGCGGAGAGTGATTATTATGCGACGCTGCCAGATCCATACGAAGCGAAGAATGGTCCCTTTGAAACTATTGAGGAATTAGCCCTTGTGAAAGGTGTTACACCAAAAATATATGAAATGCTACGGGAACATGTAACGATGTATGGGTCTGGAAAAATAAATGTAAACTACGCTTCCAGGGAGGTGTTACAATACGTGCCTTTGATTACTCCGGAAATAGCCGAAGGAATAATAACACTCAGAGAGGAACAGGGAAAAATTAAAGAATTTGGTGAACTGAAGGAGTTATTTAGAAGTTTTGGTATTGTTGGATCGAATTTTCACAAAATACTGGACTTTTTGACGGTATACGATTCAAATTATGTAACGATCAATTCAATATCTTCCGCAGACGGCATACAAAATTCATACAAGATGATTGTTTTAAAGGGGATACAACATTTTAGAATCGTTGCCGTATACCCGGAATAA
- a CDS encoding type II secretion system protein M, translating to MERLFEIFGKYNLREKILIVTASVVVLYFGVDRFAISPFFKSINETRELLDTQKKLLGKYHAFVAQKKHYEERVKDLEHYYAQLQDKFLFEETEELASAKLQEIVNTLAKKNGLSVSRSTSLKKEVINKAPYLIALSINFEIRDLDSIQKMQKFLYDIECNNEKLLFLNNLRIKTIGLNVIKGASMSSTLTAIAAIEKKL from the coding sequence ATGGAAAGACTTTTTGAGATATTTGGAAAATATAACCTACGAGAAAAAATATTAATAGTTACCGCATCCGTTGTCGTACTTTATTTTGGCGTTGACAGGTTTGCAATAAGTCCGTTTTTTAAGTCAATTAACGAGACGAGAGAGCTGCTAGATACACAAAAAAAGCTGTTGGGGAAATACCACGCTTTTGTCGCACAGAAAAAACACTATGAGGAACGAGTGAAAGACCTGGAACACTATTATGCGCAATTGCAAGATAAATTTTTGTTTGAAGAAACAGAAGAGCTTGCTTCCGCGAAGTTGCAGGAAATAGTCAATACTTTGGCAAAGAAGAATGGATTGAGTGTTTCCAGGAGTACATCATTAAAAAAAGAGGTAATTAACAAAGCGCCTTACCTGATTGCTTTATCAATTAATTTTGAAATACGCGATTTGGATAGCATACAGAAAATGCAGAAATTCTTATACGATATAGAATGCAATAATGAAAAACTTCTTTTTCTCAACAACCTTAGAATAAAAACCATAGGATTGAATGTAATAAAAGGAGCATCTATGAGTTCTACATTAACTGCGATCGCCGCCATAGAAAAAAAATTATAA
- a CDS encoding type II secretion system F family protein, whose product MHTYKYKLLTNSSGIVEGEKEADNKTDLIKDFRRSGHIILHIYQVDKHKKFGFFLNRANKKAILPFTQELSTLLEGGIPLDKSLSILVAGNDKIALKTVIEDLLKGIKSGKPFAEALENHAKLFSTIYINMIRAGEEGGVLPQVLKRLGSFQERLQKVKGEIISAMIYPLLLSSTGIISVGALIVYVIPKFTQIFEGMGIALPFSTMLLMGVSQYSIKYGWMAIVLLIAAVFLYKRAMKERKTAIKIDQKKLKLPLFGDLLWRMQIARFARTLGTLLENGVPLLKSMDIVKDVLSNQHLVNILGNVKANVKEGASLTVSLAERGYLPELAVHLLKVGEETGTFDQMLLKVADNFDADVEQRMKRLVTMVEPVLILLMGAVIGVIVISMLTAILSVNDLKF is encoded by the coding sequence ATGCATACCTATAAATATAAATTATTGACAAACTCAAGCGGCATTGTTGAAGGGGAAAAAGAGGCTGATAATAAAACCGATCTGATCAAGGATTTTCGTAGATCAGGTCATATTATTTTACATATTTATCAGGTAGATAAGCATAAAAAATTTGGTTTTTTCCTGAATCGTGCCAATAAAAAAGCTATATTACCCTTTACTCAGGAATTGTCAACTTTACTTGAAGGTGGTATCCCTCTCGATAAAAGTTTGTCCATATTAGTGGCCGGTAATGATAAAATTGCATTGAAAACCGTTATCGAGGATCTTCTGAAGGGTATTAAATCGGGGAAGCCCTTTGCCGAAGCGCTTGAGAACCATGCCAAACTATTTTCTACTATCTATATTAATATGATACGCGCGGGAGAAGAAGGCGGTGTGTTGCCTCAGGTATTGAAAAGGTTGGGGTCATTTCAGGAAAGATTGCAAAAAGTAAAAGGTGAAATTATTTCTGCAATGATCTACCCGCTTTTATTGAGTAGTACGGGTATTATTTCAGTGGGGGCTCTCATTGTTTATGTTATACCAAAATTTACACAAATTTTTGAAGGCATGGGGATTGCGCTTCCCTTTTCGACAATGCTCCTCATGGGAGTAAGTCAGTACTCTATAAAATATGGCTGGATGGCAATTGTTCTGCTTATTGCTGCGGTTTTTTTATATAAAAGAGCTATGAAAGAGCGTAAAACGGCCATTAAAATAGATCAAAAAAAATTAAAATTACCACTGTTCGGCGATCTTTTGTGGAGAATGCAAATAGCAAGGTTTGCCAGAACCCTTGGCACTTTATTGGAAAACGGCGTGCCTTTGCTTAAATCAATGGATATTGTGAAAGATGTTCTATCCAATCAACATCTGGTGAATATTCTGGGAAATGTTAAGGCGAATGTGAAAGAAGGCGCAAGCCTTACTGTTTCACTTGCAGAGCGGGGTTATTTACCAGAACTTGCAGTTCATTTATTGAAGGTAGGTGAAGAAACAGGTACTTTTGACCAGATGCTTCTCAAAGTGGCGGATAATTTTGATGCTGATGTGGAACAGAGAATGAAACGACTTGTTACCATGGTGGAACCGGTGCTTATATTGTTGATGGGCGCTGTTATTGGTGTAATCGTAATTTCCATGTTAACCGCAATACTCAGTGTCAACGATCTAAAATTTTAA
- a CDS encoding glycosyltransferase family 2 protein, with translation MTTCYLSLIIPAYNEEKRVLPTLEKICEYLDKQQFSYEIIIIDDGSTDNTLQVIHDYMRLKEHIVVFPNRRNMGKGYSVRRGMLSAEGRYIFFTDADLSTPIEEIDKCLLYLINGYDVVIGSRSKKGADIIIRQPWYREKMGKIFNGMVNLLLFKGIIDTQCGFKGFKKDVAKKVFNRCRIHGFSFDVEALYLAQKHHYKIKEVPIRWENSALSTVSPIKHSLQMFKDLVNIRIKDYQGHYQ, from the coding sequence TTGACCACCTGTTATCTTTCATTAATTATACCTGCTTATAATGAAGAAAAGAGGGTCCTACCCACCCTGGAGAAGATTTGCGAGTATCTTGACAAACAACAATTTTCCTACGAAATTATCATTATAGATGATGGTTCCACGGATAATACATTACAGGTGATACATGATTATATGCGTTTAAAGGAACACATAGTTGTTTTCCCGAATAGGAGGAATATGGGAAAAGGGTACTCCGTCAGAAGAGGCATGTTATCGGCAGAGGGAAGATATATTTTTTTTACCGATGCGGACCTCTCAACTCCAATTGAAGAAATTGATAAATGTCTGTTGTATCTTATAAATGGTTATGATGTAGTAATCGGGTCCAGAAGTAAAAAAGGGGCTGATATTATCATTCGTCAACCCTGGTATAGAGAAAAAATGGGGAAAATTTTTAACGGTATGGTGAATTTACTATTGTTTAAAGGGATTATAGATACGCAATGCGGGTTTAAAGGATTCAAGAAGGATGTTGCGAAAAAGGTATTTAACAGATGCAGGATTCACGGTTTTTCCTTTGACGTTGAAGCCCTGTATCTTGCGCAAAAACATCATTATAAAATCAAAGAAGTGCCCATTCGTTGGGAAAATTCTGCGTTAAGCACAGTTAGCCCAATAAAACACTCTTTACAGATGTTTAAGGACCTGGTCAATATAAGGATCAAAGATTATCAGGGGCACTATCAATAA
- a CDS encoding PilN domain-containing protein, with translation MQNVPFVNMFFPSATGLSICGNDLVLTIVRKKLITYLPFTFRVKDFLLKEDFQLSHALIQQRIPVGETILSLPRSRCIIREIECPHANLKEFRDALEYQLDSFIPFTNEDVYYDIHSLSHIGRKTNVLIVAVKKIELDSILSKLKLMEITPSRVIISSFAFLPILGENNESVAVITKNPNNYCYNIFEHGHLVCTSVVKKREGLVTHLETNAPSVIYLEGVEGNFLSAEYKEKVRVLDEGAESYGAALYGLSSYHCGLSLIKSRNRRLNPQMTLLCFLAGILIFFVFLIPYIQKCNDLSLLQTVKTRINSVKRNVVVVDRIKERMSILEETVRNVNELREKHVPRIDAISELAKKLPDNAWTKAINLTHNTFEIEGIAESSANLIPILENSPLFSGVGLSSPVTKTRNDEESFRIKGNLVKQ, from the coding sequence ATGCAAAATGTACCATTTGTTAATATGTTTTTTCCCAGCGCTACAGGTTTGTCTATCTGTGGAAATGATCTTGTACTAACAATCGTCAGGAAAAAATTGATTACCTATTTACCTTTTACGTTCAGGGTGAAAGATTTTCTATTAAAAGAAGACTTTCAATTAAGCCATGCATTAATACAGCAAAGAATACCTGTTGGAGAGACAATCCTTTCATTACCGAGAAGCAGGTGTATCATACGGGAAATAGAATGTCCGCATGCTAATCTTAAAGAATTCAGGGATGCACTTGAATATCAATTAGACAGCTTTATTCCCTTTACGAATGAAGACGTGTATTATGATATTCACTCCTTGTCTCATATAGGACGAAAAACAAATGTACTCATTGTTGCCGTAAAAAAAATTGAGTTGGATAGCATCCTGTCAAAGTTGAAGCTGATGGAAATTACACCTTCAAGGGTAATTATATCCTCATTTGCTTTTTTGCCGATTCTTGGTGAAAATAATGAATCTGTCGCCGTGATTACGAAGAATCCAAACAATTATTGTTATAATATTTTTGAACACGGTCATTTGGTTTGCACTTCAGTTGTTAAAAAACGTGAAGGGTTGGTTACTCATTTGGAAACAAATGCTCCGAGCGTAATTTATTTAGAAGGCGTCGAAGGCAATTTTTTATCCGCTGAATATAAAGAGAAGGTACGGGTGTTGGATGAAGGGGCCGAATCATATGGCGCGGCGCTGTATGGTTTATCATCGTACCATTGCGGCCTCAGCCTGATTAAGTCACGCAACAGGCGATTAAACCCTCAAATGACGTTGTTGTGTTTTCTTGCGGGGATACTAATATTTTTTGTATTTCTTATTCCTTATATCCAGAAATGTAATGATCTGTCTCTTTTGCAAACGGTTAAGACCCGTATAAATTCGGTGAAAAGAAATGTTGTTGTTGTTGATAGAATAAAAGAGCGAATGTCAATACTTGAAGAAACGGTCAGAAACGTCAATGAATTAAGAGAAAAACATGTTCCAAGAATTGATGCGATCTCAGAATTGGCAAAGAAGTTGCCGGATAATGCATGGACAAAGGCCATTAACCTCACACACAATACTTTTGAAATAGAGGGCATTGCAGAATCTTCCGCGAACCTGATCCCAATACTGGAAAATTCACCGCTTTTTTCAGGTGTGGGTTTGTCCTCCCCCGTTACAAAAACACGGAATGATGAGGAAAGTTTTCGAATAAAAGGAAATCTGGTAAAACAATAA